Proteins from a single region of Amycolatopsis sp. CA-230715:
- a CDS encoding SDR family oxidoreductase — translation MEMYDGKRALVTGGTSGIGLSIARLLAAEGARVMVTGRAEAALDTATEEGLIAVRSDATSKADIDALAGRVEETFGRLDAVFLNAGTADSTSFETMTEERYDAVFATNTKGPYFTLQRLLPLLAEGSGVVLTTSIANELGLPDHTVYSASKAALRSLARTWARDLLPRGIRVNAVSPGPIDTGILNRDLPADVVEEMSKGFAAQIPMRRLGNPEEVARAAVFLAFDATYSTGAELTVDGGGTQL, via the coding sequence ATGGAAATGTACGACGGAAAGCGCGCCCTCGTCACCGGCGGCACCAGCGGAATCGGCCTGTCGATCGCACGCCTGCTGGCCGCGGAGGGCGCTCGGGTGATGGTCACGGGGCGCGCGGAAGCCGCGCTCGACACCGCGACCGAGGAGGGGCTGATCGCGGTCCGCAGCGACGCCACCTCGAAGGCCGACATCGACGCACTCGCCGGCCGCGTCGAGGAGACGTTCGGTCGCCTGGACGCGGTGTTCCTGAACGCGGGCACCGCCGACTCGACGTCGTTCGAGACGATGACGGAGGAGCGGTACGACGCCGTCTTCGCGACCAACACCAAGGGCCCGTACTTCACCTTGCAGCGGCTGCTGCCCCTGCTGGCCGAGGGCAGCGGCGTGGTGCTGACCACCTCGATCGCGAACGAACTGGGCCTGCCGGACCACACCGTCTACTCGGCGAGCAAGGCGGCCCTCCGGTCGCTGGCCCGGACCTGGGCACGCGACCTGCTACCGCGCGGCATCCGCGTCAACGCGGTGAGCCCGGGGCCGATCGACACCGGCATCCTGAACCGGGACCTCCCCGCGGATGTGGTGGAGGAAATGTCGAAGGGTTTCGCCGCCCAGATTCCGATGCGGCGCTTGGGAAATCCGGAAGAAGTCGCGCGTGCGGCCGTTTTTCTCGCTTTCGACGCGACCTACAGCACCGGCGCCGAGTTGACGGTGGACGGTGGTGGAACCCAGTTGTGA